In a single window of the Olivibacter sp. SDN3 genome:
- a CDS encoding YncE family protein: protein MLLFCGCRKNAEELPEESFNFKQGFYLLNEGNMSMNKASLDFYDYHTDRYERDVYRRANPGVVLGLGDVGNDVQLYGSKLYVIVNASNKIEVLDANTAKRIKQIDLINCRYITFHEDKAYVSSYNAEIGLDPNSPLGKVVEIDTSTLSITRSVSVGRQPDGVAIANNKLYVANSGGYNPNAYERTLSVIDLDAFAEIKRIDVGINLHRLKVDHDGNILVSSRGDYTGQHSNLFLVDTKTDKVAHTFNLPISNFWIDGKQLYTYSSEWSNQEQQNNISYHLIDLSDVNAPPSVYIKDGSEEQIAMPYGIAVDPERKDIYITDAKNYVTPGTLHQYDTSGKLVRSFSTGDIPAHIAFINF, encoded by the coding sequence ATGTTATTGTTTTGTGGCTGTAGGAAAAATGCCGAAGAATTGCCAGAGGAGTCTTTTAATTTTAAACAAGGGTTTTACTTGTTAAATGAGGGAAATATGTCAATGAACAAGGCTTCGCTTGATTTTTACGATTATCACACGGATCGCTATGAGCGCGATGTTTATAGAAGAGCTAATCCAGGGGTTGTATTGGGCCTAGGGGATGTTGGAAACGATGTTCAGTTATACGGAAGTAAATTATACGTAATCGTCAATGCATCTAATAAAATAGAGGTTCTTGACGCAAATACAGCGAAGAGAATAAAACAAATTGACCTTATTAACTGCCGTTATATCACTTTTCATGAAGATAAAGCGTATGTTAGTTCGTATAATGCAGAAATAGGTTTGGATCCCAATTCTCCTCTCGGAAAGGTGGTTGAAATAGATACATCTACTTTAAGTATCACAAGAAGTGTCAGTGTAGGAAGACAACCAGACGGTGTTGCAATAGCCAACAATAAACTATATGTAGCAAATTCAGGAGGATATAATCCAAATGCGTACGAACGCACCTTGTCCGTGATCGATCTCGATGCATTTGCTGAAATAAAACGAATTGATGTGGGAATTAACCTCCATCGGCTAAAGGTTGATCATGACGGAAATATTTTAGTTTCATCAAGGGGCGATTATACCGGTCAGCACTCAAACTTATTTTTGGTAGACACTAAGACAGATAAAGTAGCGCACACGTTTAACTTACCCATCAGCAACTTTTGGATAGATGGCAAACAACTTTATACCTATAGTTCCGAATGGAGTAATCAGGAACAACAAAATAATATCAGTTACCATTTGATAGACCTAAGTGATGTAAACGCTCCTCCTTCTGTGTATATAAAGGATGGAAGCGAAGAACAGATAGCTATGCCATATGGTATAGCAGTAGATCCCGAGCGGAAAGATATATACATTACTGATGCGAAAAATTACGTTACACCCGGAACATTACATCAATATGATACCTCTGGTAAACTTGTACGGTCTTTCAGTACGGGAGATATACCGGCTCATATTGCTTTTATCAACTTCTAA
- a CDS encoding TonB-dependent siderophore receptor — MHWLKRFSFIYFLIISVGVHVSYAQTVMDTVSVYSLQGSRWLKSPTPVQTLTKHQLQRLNSLTVADATRFLSGVQLKDYGGVGGLKTVNIRSMGTNHTQVFLDGLAISNAQNGQVDLGKFSLENIEEITLFNGERPMLLQPARAFASASAMYLTTSSPVFEEGKRTNLRLGIKGGSFGLVNPSILLQHKLTDQTSLSLSTEYTEAHGKYKFRLRDNNYDTTAIRENTDLKAFRIESSLQRSLKNGLWKSQLYLYHADRGLPDATVGNRLKPTSPELGQRQIDRNIFVQSSFSQTYYRYSLEVNLKYANDYTYYANPNIIKLEGPLENNYHQQEAYLSVANQYALSSYWSVGLAGDFIWNKLNADLYNFAYPTRYTTLIAATAKYSNDRLTAQATILSTFLEDKARFFSAAGDKQEVTPSISLSWQPFSDDSFVIRSFYKNIFRMPTFNDLYYTAIGNTLLKPEYANQYDIGFTFRKYYDKYIKYINLQSDIYYNEVSDKIIATPADNQFRWIMYNLERVSIKGADVVVKSGWSVIGNVELDVGLNYTFQEALNTTTRGSMYNKGEQIPYIPKHSGAITLGLNYGSIYMNYSFIYTGERYSQSANTVDNYLQPWYTSDFSLGKDFSLKLGNAKVLLEANNLFNQPYEVVKNFPMPGRNYRIRLAFDY, encoded by the coding sequence ATGCATTGGTTAAAGAGATTTTCTTTTATTTATTTTTTAATAATAAGTGTTGGTGTTCATGTTTCTTACGCACAGACCGTAATGGATACGGTATCCGTATATTCTCTGCAAGGTAGCCGATGGCTTAAATCACCAACCCCAGTCCAAACTTTAACCAAACATCAGCTTCAACGCCTTAATAGCCTTACCGTAGCTGATGCTACCCGTTTCTTGTCGGGAGTTCAGTTAAAAGACTATGGAGGCGTTGGTGGATTGAAAACTGTTAATATCAGGAGTATGGGAACTAATCATACGCAGGTATTTCTAGACGGATTAGCGATTAGTAATGCTCAAAATGGACAGGTAGATCTAGGCAAGTTTTCCCTAGAGAATATAGAGGAAATTACTTTATTCAATGGAGAACGACCTATGTTGCTTCAACCGGCAAGAGCCTTTGCTTCAGCTTCAGCAATGTATCTCACGACCTCTTCTCCTGTATTCGAAGAAGGTAAGCGGACCAACCTTCGTTTGGGAATCAAGGGTGGTTCATTCGGGTTGGTAAACCCGTCTATTTTATTACAACACAAACTTACAGATCAAACAAGTTTATCCCTAAGTACGGAGTATACCGAAGCTCATGGTAAATATAAATTTAGGCTCCGTGACAATAATTATGACACAACAGCTATTAGAGAAAATACGGATTTAAAGGCTTTTCGTATAGAGTCTTCCCTGCAGCGATCGTTAAAAAATGGATTATGGAAGTCCCAGTTGTACCTTTATCATGCTGATCGTGGGCTTCCCGACGCAACGGTAGGTAATCGGTTGAAACCTACGAGCCCCGAATTGGGACAAAGGCAAATTGACCGAAATATTTTCGTACAATCGTCGTTCTCACAAACTTATTATCGTTATTCCTTAGAAGTAAATTTAAAGTACGCAAACGATTATACTTATTATGCTAATCCAAATATCATAAAATTAGAAGGTCCCCTTGAGAACAACTATCATCAGCAGGAGGCTTACTTGTCGGTTGCTAATCAATACGCGTTGAGCAGCTATTGGAGTGTAGGTCTAGCAGGGGATTTTATCTGGAATAAGCTGAACGCAGACCTATATAATTTTGCTTATCCTACAAGGTATACCACATTGATAGCCGCAACAGCAAAATATAGCAATGACCGGTTAACGGCTCAAGCAACAATATTGAGTACTTTTCTTGAAGATAAAGCTCGTTTTTTCTCCGCAGCCGGAGATAAACAGGAGGTGACACCTTCAATATCTTTGTCTTGGCAGCCATTTAGTGATGATTCTTTTGTTATACGATCGTTCTATAAAAATATCTTTAGAATGCCTACATTTAATGATCTCTACTATACCGCGATAGGCAATACCTTATTAAAACCAGAATATGCTAATCAGTATGATATAGGTTTTACTTTTAGAAAGTATTATGATAAATATATTAAGTATATTAATTTACAATCAGATATATATTACAACGAAGTAAGTGATAAAATTATCGCTACTCCGGCAGATAACCAGTTTAGATGGATAATGTATAATTTAGAGCGCGTAAGTATTAAAGGCGCTGATGTAGTCGTAAAAAGTGGGTGGTCCGTAATAGGGAATGTGGAGCTGGATGTCGGTTTGAACTATACTTTTCAAGAAGCTCTGAATACAACAACACGAGGCAGTATGTACAACAAAGGGGAACAAATACCTTATATACCGAAGCACAGTGGCGCCATAACCTTAGGGTTAAACTATGGAAGTATTTATATGAACTATAGCTTTATATATACCGGAGAACGATACAGTCAGTCAGCTAATACTGTAGATAATTATCTACAACCATGGTATACCAGCGATTTTTCTTTAGGAAAAGATTTTTCGTTGAAATTGGGAAATGCAAAGGTTCTTCTGGAAGCTAATAACCTGTTTAACCAACCTTACGAAGTGGTAAAAAACTTTCCGATGCCGGGAAGGAACTACCGCATTAGGTTGGCATTTGATTATTAA
- a CDS encoding glutamate-5-semialdehyde dehydrogenase, producing the protein MSYLSAFEKAREARQEMVYLSAGKINEVLQLLATEIVSSIDFLLRENQKDLEKMSISDPKYDRLKLTSERIKAIARDIENIAELNSPIGEVLEKRLLANGLDVKKVRVPLGVVSVIYEARPNVTLDVFALCFKTGNVTILKGGSDAEFSNKAIMTIIHKVLVREQVSPAVVCLLPVDRAATACLLNAVDYVDVLIPRGSQQLINYVRENSKVPVIETGAGIVHTYFDVSGNLEKGRAIIDNAKTRRVSVCNALDCLLIHSDRLLDLVRLLEPLAEKGVELFADSRAYEVLAAGYPKKCLQPADDRHYGMEFLSLKMAVKTVDSLEEAIAHITAFSSKHSEAIIAEDEHAINDFLTAIDAAAVYANTSTAFTDGAQFGLGAEIGISTQKLHARGPMGLAELTSYKWIVVGTGQVRV; encoded by the coding sequence ATGAGTTATTTAAGCGCTTTCGAGAAAGCAAGAGAAGCACGGCAGGAAATGGTATACCTGTCTGCAGGAAAGATCAACGAGGTATTACAACTATTGGCTACTGAAATAGTAAGCAGTATTGATTTTTTACTGCGTGAAAATCAAAAAGATTTAGAGAAAATGTCGATTAGCGATCCTAAGTATGATCGACTAAAACTAACATCTGAGCGTATCAAAGCCATTGCAAGAGATATTGAGAACATTGCGGAACTCAACAGTCCTATTGGAGAGGTGCTCGAAAAACGGTTGTTGGCAAACGGTTTGGATGTAAAAAAAGTAAGAGTTCCTCTCGGCGTGGTAAGCGTGATCTATGAGGCTAGACCAAACGTAACTTTAGATGTTTTCGCTCTTTGTTTTAAAACAGGTAATGTAACAATTTTAAAAGGCGGTAGTGATGCCGAATTTTCCAATAAGGCTATTATGACAATTATTCATAAGGTATTAGTTCGGGAGCAGGTTAGTCCTGCAGTTGTTTGCCTATTGCCGGTAGATAGAGCTGCAACTGCATGCTTACTTAATGCCGTAGACTATGTCGATGTGCTTATACCTAGAGGAAGTCAGCAGCTTATTAATTATGTCCGTGAAAACAGCAAAGTTCCCGTTATAGAAACAGGAGCAGGCATTGTACATACTTATTTTGACGTTTCGGGTAATCTGGAGAAAGGGAGAGCTATTATTGATAATGCGAAGACAAGACGCGTAAGTGTGTGCAATGCGTTGGATTGCCTTTTAATACATAGCGATCGACTATTAGATTTAGTTCGTTTATTGGAGCCTTTGGCAGAAAAAGGAGTAGAGTTATTTGCCGATAGCAGAGCATATGAAGTATTGGCTGCAGGCTATCCGAAAAAGTGTTTGCAGCCTGCTGACGACCGTCATTATGGCATGGAGTTTTTATCATTAAAAATGGCGGTAAAAACAGTCGACAGCCTGGAAGAAGCCATTGCTCATATTACTGCATTTAGTTCTAAACATAGTGAGGCCATAATTGCTGAAGATGAACACGCTATCAATGACTTCTTAACCGCTATAGATGCGGCAGCAGTGTATGCCAATACGTCTACCGCTTTTACCGATGGTGCCCAGTTTGGCCTTGGGGCAGAAATAGGAATTAGTACGCAGAAATTACATGCCCGTGGCCCCATGGGCTTAGCAGAACTAACGTCTTATAAATGGATCGTGGTTGGTACCGGACAGGTACGTGTTTAG
- the proB gene encoding glutamate 5-kinase codes for MGFQYKRIIVKVGSNVITKDDGLPDSGRIKHLVNQLAAIKKEGVDVILVSSGAVASGRSLVSLKESRQPVAIRQVLSSVGQVQLIHTYSELFNIHDMLCAQVLVTKEDFRDRVHYLNMKNCLNSLLQHNIIPIVNENDVVSVTELMFTDNDELAGLIASMLNADALIILSNIDGIYDGDPKLATSRIIEQIQGNDYNFSSIIKPEKSTFGRGGMVTKTSIARKVSKLGIAVHIANGKRDEVLFDLLMGKLTHSYFVPEKRKSGKKKWIAHAESSANGIVKLNNGAKTVLTSGNVRSLLPIGILEIIGNFKKGDIIKILDEDNAIVGLGIAQYGADKARERLGLKNQKALVHYDYFYSIY; via the coding sequence ATGGGTTTTCAATACAAGCGAATTATTGTAAAAGTAGGTTCAAATGTTATTACTAAAGACGATGGCCTTCCTGATAGCGGTCGTATCAAACACCTTGTTAACCAACTTGCAGCAATAAAAAAGGAAGGCGTCGATGTTATATTGGTTTCTTCCGGGGCCGTGGCTTCGGGCAGGAGTTTAGTTTCGTTGAAAGAAAGCAGACAGCCTGTTGCCATTAGACAAGTCCTTTCATCAGTTGGTCAGGTACAGCTCATTCATACCTATTCTGAATTGTTCAATATCCATGATATGTTATGCGCACAGGTGCTAGTTACAAAGGAGGATTTTCGTGACCGCGTGCACTATTTAAATATGAAGAATTGTTTGAACTCACTTCTACAACATAATATTATTCCTATAGTTAATGAAAATGATGTGGTGTCAGTTACGGAACTCATGTTTACAGATAATGATGAATTGGCTGGCCTGATTGCGTCCATGCTTAATGCAGATGCCTTAATTATCTTATCCAATATCGATGGCATTTACGATGGCGACCCTAAACTGGCAACTTCGAGAATTATTGAACAGATACAGGGTAATGATTATAACTTTTCATCCATTATTAAACCAGAAAAGTCAACATTCGGAAGAGGAGGGATGGTAACTAAAACTTCCATAGCCAGAAAGGTTTCAAAATTGGGGATTGCCGTACACATAGCTAATGGAAAAAGAGATGAGGTTTTATTCGATTTGCTCATGGGGAAATTGACCCATAGTTATTTTGTTCCGGAAAAAAGAAAATCAGGTAAAAAAAAATGGATTGCTCATGCTGAAAGCTCTGCTAATGGCATAGTAAAACTTAACAATGGTGCTAAAACGGTACTAACCTCGGGTAATGTAAGAAGCCTACTGCCTATTGGTATTTTGGAGATCATCGGAAATTTCAAAAAAGGAGATATTATCAAAATTTTAGACGAGGATAACGCAATTGTTGGATTAGGTATAGCTCAGTATGGAGCAGACAAAGCTCGAGAAAGACTTGGTCTTAAAAACCAAAAGGCATTGGTTCACTACGATTACTTTTATTCGATTTATTAA
- a CDS encoding cell surface protein — protein sequence MKKDSFMKQALLYTMSILCLTACNKKEDVVPVSNRYVVNLFEYKPAPGQFINKAPGNIESAEGILGGREGLVSLGAYGGYIVLGFDHPVVNQEGEDDFVVYGNSQAEFAEPGVIWVMQDANGNGVPDDTWYEIKGSAYNTDGYLRDYEVTYFKPESSDGDVSWRDSQGNEGAIKRNTYHNQPYYPEWLDATSYTLTGSRLPSTNIDKTVPTYVKSMPFEWGYADNTVGGDKVDIDNAIDHNGDKVELQAIDFVKIQTGIQADLGWLGELSTEISGIEDLHIP from the coding sequence ATGAAGAAAGACAGTTTTATGAAGCAGGCTCTTTTATACACGATGTCAATATTATGTCTAACAGCATGCAACAAAAAAGAAGATGTTGTTCCTGTAAGCAATAGGTATGTCGTTAATTTATTTGAATATAAACCTGCACCGGGTCAATTTATTAATAAAGCTCCAGGCAATATAGAAAGTGCTGAAGGAATTCTTGGAGGAAGAGAGGGGCTAGTCTCCTTAGGCGCATATGGGGGATATATCGTCTTGGGCTTTGACCATCCGGTAGTTAATCAAGAAGGTGAGGATGATTTCGTAGTATATGGTAATTCGCAAGCCGAGTTTGCCGAACCGGGTGTGATTTGGGTAATGCAAGATGCAAATGGAAATGGAGTGCCAGATGATACCTGGTACGAAATCAAAGGTAGTGCATATAACACCGATGGTTATCTTCGAGATTACGAGGTTACGTATTTTAAGCCTGAAAGTTCTGATGGTGATGTTTCCTGGAGAGACAGTCAAGGTAATGAAGGTGCAATAAAAAGGAACACTTACCACAACCAGCCATACTATCCCGAATGGCTTGACGCAACATCCTACACCTTGACCGGCTCACGTCTACCAAGTACCAATATCGATAAAACCGTTCCTACATATGTAAAAAGTATGCCTTTTGAATGGGGGTATGCCGATAATACCGTTGGAGGTGATAAGGTTGACATTGATAATGCTATCGATCATAACGGCGATAAAGTTGAGTTGCAAGCAATTGATTTTGTAAAAATACAAACGGGTATTCAGGCTGATTTAGGTTGGCTTGGTGAGCTCTCCACCGAGATAAGCGGTATAGAAGATCTCCATATTCCCTAG